ATATTTATAACATATCTGTTCTCAATgtattttaatttttgacTATCCAAGTTTCCATATGAATGATTCAAGTGCTTGATCCTTTCATGATAATCACTCAATTTCGCCTTGAACTGGTCCATTTCTGACGTCGATGACATGGGCCTCATATCTGCTCTTAAATTCACATGCAAATCCCCTGATATAGTACCCAACTTGTCCATTATTGATCGAAGGGATGCCAACTGAGTGAACATTGTATCAATAGATTTCAACTCATTGATAAAAGTCCGTTGGAACGGGGTGAGTTTAGAGTTCAAATCCCGAAATTGAACTGCTCCTAAATCACCCAACATCCCCACCATTTCTCTCGCCAATTCTATTGTTACATAAAATTGAACCAACGTCATAGGCGCAGATCGAAATATTGCCTCGTTGGATTCATTCAAAGCCGATCTTGATTCTGTTAGTCTTATAGGTGCCATGTCTGTGAAAAAATCTTGACAAGGACTATTCAAATAATATTGTCCTTAATCTGTGATATATATACTAGCCACTAAGCTAAACTCTGCAATTGccttgttgaaaataaaaatcaCGGCAATTAAGTTTGTCAAAGTTCGGTTTCCTGATTTTTTTCTATtcactcaacaaaaaagtaCATACCCGGAATTGGATTACGTATCCAGTATTGGATTTTTTTCTTAATTACTTGGCTTCAAAGAGCACAGATCCCACACTTTTTCAGTGACCACACTATCAACGATAACACTTAGTCAGACTCTCATAACGAGTGGTATCTTATTGCAATTATGAGAGGAATTTCACTACTTCGGTACTTGAtagttttctttttgaaagacACTATAGCGGCTGGCTCACCGGAGGTAAATGAATATGAAAGCGCTATATCACAACTACATCAGATTGAAGCCAGTCATCAAAAAGAGTTCGTGTATTCCGCAGATAACATAGAAGACAATCTACGGATACCGGCATATGATCCAGTAAAGAGGCAATACAAACAGAAGAAGCACAGATTACAAACACCCCCACAACTAACGAATGATGTGATTCCACTACTAAAAATTGCAGCATCAAAGAATAATTCAAAAGCGCTAATAACATTGGGTGACTTGTACTTATTTGGGAATTTCTCTTTGCCAACCGATTATCAAAAGGCAAAAGACTATTATGAAAAAGCAGTGGCTGTTTGGCCAGATGCCCATGCATATTTTATGTTGGGATTCATTCATTCGACAGGGCTTTTTGGCGAGTTCCCTGTTGATCAAAAACGTGCCAACTTGTTTTACCAAGTAGCGGCAGAAAACGGAGATATGAACGCATTGCAAGTTGTTGCCTATAGGAATTTGAAAGGAGTAGGAGTACCGTCCAATTGTGAGTTGGCATTACCGTATTATTCAAAACTACTGAAGATTGGACATGATCGAGAAAGTGATACCATTACTCATATTGACTACAATATCAGAGTCTCTGATTTCAATGGGGGCCTATTTGGCGAAAAATTAAGTGAAACGACATCCTCTATTGAATTACCGTCAAGGATGTTTGCCGAGTATAGGACGAAGATTGAAgagcaaaaattgaatgcaaaTGACCATGTGTACGCAACTTATTATTACAATGGTCTCGAGTACTTAAAGGGAGATTACTTTAGTGAAAGAGATTTACCAAGAGCTTTCCgagaatttcaaaaatgtgTGACTTTAGGTGAAGAACTTTTCGGTTCCAGGAGATATACAAATGTTGACAGGCTAGACCGAGTATTTTTAAGCTCTTGCCAAGTTAACCTAGGACGCATGTATTTGGAAGGCTTGTTTGTCGAAAAAGATGCGCTGAAAGCACAACAACTATTTCAAACGTCTTTGAAGCTCGAAGTCACACCAGAAGCCCTCACTCACCTTGGATTCATTGAAGAGCATGGACTTGTAGGTGAAGCAAATCAAACCAAAGCAATAGAGTACTACACCACTGCATCTAACCAAAAAAGTCGTTCAGGCTCTAAAAATTTGGCAAAGTTGTTAATGAACATGAACGGCAcagattttgttgagtcTAATGAGCAAAGAGCTCTAATTTACAAGCATATGCTACAAGCAGCATACTATGGAAGCACAGAAGCGTTGTACTATGTAGGAacattttttgaatcaGGGTTGTCACAGTTAGTGGACCCAGAAGAACAAGTAACTTGCC
This region of Candida orthopsilosis Co 90-125, chromosome 6 draft sequence genomic DNA includes:
- a CDS encoding Hrd3 protein (S. cerevisiae homolog HRD3 has ubiquitin-protein ligase activity and has role in ER-associated protein catabolic process), translating into MRGISLLRYLIVFFLKDTIAAGSPEVNEYESAISQLHQIEASHQKEFVYSADNIEDNLRIPAYDPVKRQYKQKKHRLQTPPQLTNDVIPLLKIAASKNNSKALITLGDLYLFGNFSLPTDYQKAKDYYEKAVAVWPDAHAYFMLGFIHSTGLFGEFPVDQKRANLFYQVAAENGDMNALQVVAYRNLKGVGVPSNCELALPYYSKLSKIGHDRESDTITHIDYNIRVSDFNGGLFGEKLSETTSSIELPSRMFAEYRTKIEEQKLNANDHVYATYYYNGLEYLKGDYFSERDLPRAFREFQKCVTLGEELFGSRRYTNVDRLDRVFLSSCQVNLGRMYLEGLFVEKDASKAQQLFQTSLKLEVTPEALTHLGFIEEHGLVGEANQTKAIEYYTTASNQKSRSGSKNLAKLLMNMNGTDFVESNEQRALIYKHMLQAAYYGSTEALYYVGTFFESGLSQLVDPEEQVTCPKIALYYREFIKRLTSFYAPHLKYAFEELASGNFENALVGYSIAAEQGFEQAQVSAAYLLYQLQPYYTREETKTFTSDRLSLAVQYLDRASKQDNVDATILLGDIFKGQDQHAQIEPDYERAFNYYRIAADRHSSHGAFKLAEMYEYGLGTENRSVDYFLAKRYYDQSLQYKEKSDLDHRTIHLKPTYSSAHINWALLRLRFKHLFNKGGANNRMEDQANGWFSALKSLGTKTASEQQTTQQRESLAKADSHHYGTSYDTEFVENYDIGDYLVISLTFMFFLVFFVQNIIRQVRRMRNGNQERREQDEVRDGARWNGNQFHFRRGNFEFHFFAI